A single genomic interval of uncultured Desulfobacter sp. harbors:
- the rpsB gene encoding 30S ribosomal protein S2, with protein MAYITIKELLEAGVHFGHQTKRWNPKMKRYIFGARNGIYIIDLQQTVKLYRQAHDFIKNIAANGGDVLFVGTKKQASEAIYEEANRAESYYVENRWLGGMLTNFQTIKNNITRFHFLNSIENDGTLENYPKKEQAKMLKDKAKLEFAIGGISNMKKLPAALFIIDSKNETIAVKEAKRLGIPIVAVVDTNCDPDDIDYVVPGNDDAIRSIRLFASRVADAVIEGRQIWEERQRAKSDKDDGAGKASDASGEQIGIEVVSDGTDGPVIEKIKRKTAASEGSEGQEPVAAE; from the coding sequence ATGGCTTACATCACGATTAAAGAATTACTGGAAGCAGGGGTACATTTCGGACATCAGACCAAACGCTGGAACCCCAAAATGAAACGGTACATTTTTGGTGCCAGAAACGGAATTTACATTATTGATCTTCAGCAGACCGTTAAATTGTACAGACAGGCCCATGATTTTATAAAAAACATCGCTGCAAACGGTGGTGATGTGTTGTTTGTGGGTACAAAAAAACAAGCTTCCGAAGCCATTTATGAAGAGGCCAACAGAGCTGAAAGTTATTATGTTGAAAATCGGTGGTTAGGCGGCATGCTGACCAACTTCCAGACCATAAAAAATAATATTACCCGGTTTCATTTTTTAAATTCCATTGAAAATGACGGTACATTGGAAAATTATCCTAAAAAAGAACAGGCAAAAATGCTCAAGGACAAGGCAAAACTTGAGTTTGCCATTGGCGGCATTTCAAATATGAAAAAGTTGCCCGCAGCCCTGTTTATTATTGATTCCAAAAATGAGACGATTGCCGTAAAAGAAGCAAAACGCCTGGGTATTCCCATTGTTGCCGTGGTTGATACCAATTGTGACCCCGATGATATCGATTATGTTGTTCCCGGCAATGATGACGCCATCCGTTCCATCCGTTTATTTGCCTCCCGGGTTGCCGATGCCGTAATTGAAGGTCGTCAGATTTGGGAAGAACGGCAGCGTGCGAAGTCAGACAAGGATGACGGTGCTGGTAAGGCGTCTGACGCTTCAGGTGAACAAATCGGTATTGAGGTTGTTTCTGACGGTACAGACGGTCCTGTGATTGAAAAAATCAAAAGAAAAACAGCTGCTTCGGAAGGTTCGGAAGGCCAGGAACCTGTAGCTGCCGAATAA
- the tsf gene encoding translation elongation factor Ts, with product MAEITAQMVKELRAATGSGIMDCKKVLAEADGNMDKAIELLRKKGLAKAAKRAGRSTSEGIIYSYIHTGAKLGVLLEVNCESDFVAKTEDFKNFAKDIAMHIAAANPVGLVPEDVDQSLIEKEREIYRAQMLEEGKPENIIDKIVDGKVEKFYKDVCLLSQQYIKDPQKTIEDVLKETIGKIGENIQIRRFARFQIGE from the coding sequence ATGGCTGAGATTACAGCACAAATGGTAAAGGAGCTTCGTGCTGCCACCGGGTCGGGGATTATGGACTGTAAAAAAGTCCTGGCCGAGGCTGACGGGAATATGGATAAGGCAATTGAGCTTTTACGGAAAAAAGGTCTGGCCAAAGCAGCCAAACGCGCAGGACGATCCACCAGTGAAGGCATTATCTATTCCTACATTCATACCGGTGCTAAGTTGGGTGTGCTGCTTGAAGTGAACTGTGAATCTGATTTTGTGGCAAAAACTGAAGATTTTAAAAATTTTGCCAAAGATATTGCCATGCACATTGCTGCGGCTAATCCGGTCGGTCTGGTTCCCGAAGACGTGGACCAATCCCTTATTGAAAAAGAGCGTGAAATCTACCGCGCCCAGATGCTGGAAGAGGGAAAGCCCGAAAATATCATTGACAAAATCGTGGATGGTAAGGTCGAAAAGTTTTATAAGGACGTTTGCCTGTTAAGCCAGCAGTACATTAAAGATCCCCAGAAAACCATTGAAGATGTTCTCAAAGAAACCATCGGAAAGATCGGCGAAAATATCCAGATTAGAAGATTTGCACGCTTCCAGATAGGAGAATAA
- the pyrH gene encoding UMP kinase — MDTKPEFQRVLIKLSGEALMGNQGFGITPEMINYVAAEVAKVFRLGVEISIVVGGGNIFRGVAGSSAGMDRTSADNMGMLATVINSLALCDALEKLDIPTRVQSAIRMDKVAEPFIRRKAIRHLEKGRVVIFAAGTGNPYFTTDTAAVLRANEVRAQILFKATQVDGVYDKDPQVHDDAVMFDKLSYMRVIEKQLHVMDMTAISLAMEHDLPLQVLNLHKADNIYKAATGGEIGTRIYNKLKDV; from the coding sequence TTGGATACGAAACCTGAATTTCAACGGGTTCTGATCAAATTGAGTGGCGAAGCCTTGATGGGTAATCAGGGCTTCGGCATTACGCCCGAAATGATAAATTATGTGGCTGCTGAAGTGGCCAAGGTGTTTCGTTTGGGTGTGGAAATTTCAATTGTTGTGGGTGGCGGCAATATTTTTCGCGGTGTGGCAGGGTCTTCTGCCGGTATGGACCGGACATCTGCCGACAATATGGGTATGTTGGCCACTGTTATTAACAGCCTGGCCCTATGCGATGCCTTGGAAAAGCTCGATATCCCCACACGGGTTCAGTCTGCCATTCGCATGGACAAGGTCGCAGAGCCTTTTATCCGTAGAAAAGCCATCCGGCACCTGGAAAAGGGCAGGGTGGTAATTTTTGCCGCCGGTACCGGAAACCCTTATTTTACAACGGACACGGCAGCTGTTCTTCGCGCCAACGAGGTCCGTGCCCAGATCCTTTTTAAGGCCACCCAGGTCGATGGGGTGTATGATAAAGATCCCCAGGTCCATGATGATGCTGTGATGTTTGATAAGCTGTCATATATGCGGGTGATTGAAAAACAGCTTCATGTCATGGATATGACAGCCATATCCCTTGCCATGGAACATGACCTTCCTTTACAGGTGCTCAACCTGCACAAAGCCGACAATATCTACAAAGCGGCCACGGGCGGGGAAATCGGTACACGGATTTATAATAAATTAAAGGACGTGTGA
- the frr gene encoding ribosome recycling factor has translation MINEVLEETRDRMGKSEKAFETELGKVRTGRASQSMLDNVRVDYYGTQTPLPQMATVSVPESRLLTVKPWDASVINEVEKAILKANLGLTPSNDGKLIRISIPPLTEERRKEIVKSVAKTCEEFKVAVRNIRRDSNEMLKDLQKEGDISEDDSFKAQKQVQELTDASIKKLDDIFAAKEKEILEV, from the coding sequence ATGATTAATGAGGTGCTTGAAGAAACCAGAGACCGCATGGGCAAATCCGAGAAAGCATTTGAAACCGAACTTGGCAAAGTGCGCACCGGAAGGGCTTCCCAGTCCATGCTTGACAACGTTAGGGTCGATTACTACGGTACACAGACCCCCCTTCCCCAGATGGCCACCGTGTCTGTGCCTGAAAGCCGGCTGCTCACCGTAAAGCCATGGGATGCTTCAGTAATTAATGAGGTGGAAAAAGCGATTTTAAAAGCGAATCTTGGACTTACCCCTTCCAATGACGGTAAATTGATTCGTATCTCAATTCCGCCGTTGACTGAAGAGCGCAGGAAAGAGATCGTAAAAAGCGTGGCCAAAACCTGCGAGGAATTCAAGGTCGCCGTCAGAAATATCCGCCGGGATTCCAACGAGATGCTCAAGGATCTACAAAAAGAGGGTGATATCTCCGAAGACGACAGTTTCAAAGCCCAAAAGCAGGTCCAGGAACTCACCGACGCCTCCATCAAGAAACTGGACGACATCTTTGCCGCCAAGGAAAAAGAAATTCTTGAAGTCTGA
- a CDS encoding isoprenyl transferase, translating into MKSDSKIQVPDELDLNAIPAHVAFIMDGNGRWAKKRLMNRVKGHEQGAQTVKEVVTTCRQLRLDVLTLYAFSTENWARPKEEVKALMYLLKRFLKKETEELRDKDIRLNIIGQIERLPGDVRKEAEQAMAATEKNSAMILNLALSYGAREEITRAVQQIAAKVKSGTIGDKDITDKTISDHLYTAGMPDPDLIIRTSAEFRLSNFLMWQAAYSELAFTPTLWPDFTRQEFYQILIDYQQRDRRFGKV; encoded by the coding sequence TTGAAGTCTGATTCTAAGATACAGGTGCCCGACGAACTGGATCTAAACGCAATTCCAGCCCATGTGGCATTTATCATGGACGGAAACGGACGTTGGGCAAAAAAAAGGCTGATGAACCGGGTTAAAGGTCATGAACAGGGGGCGCAGACTGTCAAGGAAGTCGTCACAACCTGCAGGCAATTGCGTCTTGACGTGCTCACCCTGTATGCTTTTTCCACGGAAAACTGGGCCAGGCCTAAGGAAGAGGTCAAGGCCCTGATGTATCTGCTTAAACGGTTTCTTAAAAAGGAAACCGAAGAACTCCGTGACAAGGATATCCGGCTCAATATCATAGGCCAGATTGAACGGCTTCCTGGTGATGTACGAAAGGAAGCTGAGCAGGCCATGGCTGCTACGGAAAAGAATTCGGCCATGATTCTGAATCTGGCTTTAAGTTACGGTGCCCGGGAAGAAATTACCAGGGCGGTTCAACAGATTGCCGCTAAAGTAAAGTCCGGAACGATAGGGGACAAAGACATTACGGATAAAACGATTTCTGATCACCTCTATACTGCCGGTATGCCGGATCCGGATCTTATCATTCGTACGTCTGCAGAGTTCAGGCTTTCCAATTTTCTCATGTGGCAGGCCGCATATTCTGAGCTGGCTTTTACACCAACCCTATGGCCTGATTTTACCAGGCAGGAGTTTTATCAAATTTTAATTGATTACCAGCAACGGGACCGGCGTTTCGGGAAGGTATAA
- a CDS encoding phosphatidate cytidylyltransferase: MQHFKRWLTALILIPFLLWAITKGSLLLFAALVSGVSIFAIVEYFDIICANDTGSISHTSRIIAYFACVLLVMGACLGSWPILFFILALNMMALCVFVLARFSTLPHIFDLVARQVLGVVYIPLSLALLVFIRNTEDGALWGIWLLIVCFANDTGALYVGTFKGKNKLAPNISPNKTVEGAVGGLVISVTAGLVFNLIFFRDVPLALTSIPCALCVAVAGQIGDLFESAMKRVGHIKDSGKILPGHGGMLDRIDGLLLAIPVFYFFSVFVL; encoded by the coding sequence ATGCAGCACTTCAAAAGATGGCTTACCGCACTAATTCTGATCCCATTTTTGCTTTGGGCTATTACTAAAGGGTCTCTACTCTTGTTTGCCGCCCTGGTATCCGGGGTTTCCATTTTTGCCATAGTTGAATATTTTGATATCATCTGTGCCAATGATACCGGATCTATTTCCCATACCTCCCGCATTATCGCTTATTTTGCCTGTGTGCTGCTGGTCATGGGGGCATGTCTTGGGTCCTGGCCGATTCTTTTTTTTATTCTTGCCTTGAATATGATGGCCCTTTGTGTGTTTGTGCTGGCGCGTTTTTCCACCTTGCCCCACATTTTTGACCTGGTGGCCCGGCAGGTGCTTGGCGTTGTCTATATCCCTTTATCTTTGGCTCTTTTGGTTTTTATCCGGAACACGGAAGACGGAGCTTTATGGGGGATCTGGTTGCTCATTGTCTGTTTTGCCAATGATACCGGAGCATTATATGTGGGAACATTTAAGGGTAAAAATAAACTTGCGCCTAACATCAGTCCCAATAAAACCGTTGAAGGGGCTGTGGGTGGACTGGTGATTTCGGTGACGGCTGGGCTTGTCTTTAATCTGATTTTCTTCCGGGATGTGCCCCTTGCATTGACTAGCATACCCTGCGCTTTGTGCGTTGCCGTTGCAGGCCAGATCGGTGACCTTTTTGAGTCTGCCATGAAACGGGTGGGGCACATCAAGGATTCGGGAAAAATTCTGCCGGGTCATGGTGGCATGCTGGATCGTATTGACGGGTTGCTTCTGGCTATTCCGGTATTCTATTTTTTTTCGGTGTTTGTCCTTTGA
- a CDS encoding 1-deoxy-D-xylulose-5-phosphate reductoisomerase codes for MKTLTILGATGSIGTSALKVVDMHPDKFRVKCLTCATNIDLLAAQIKQFRPAMVAVLDEERAGRLAKKLSGRFCPEILWGESGFIAAAQWAESDMVLAAMVGAAGLAPALAAIDAGKQLALANKETLVMAGDIVMARAREKGVDILPVDSEHCAIFQCLQGNQKRDLKKIFLTASGGPFRNLPHDRFKLITPARALDHPTWNMGAKISIDSATLMNKALEVIEAVRLFDISVDQIQVLIHPQSIVHSMVGFKDGGVIAQLGEPDMIHAIAYAFSYPDRMDLNLNFPDFAGMGGLTFDSPDLKRFPSLEFASEACRRGGTLPAVMNAANEAAVDAFLKERIRFADIFTLVGDVMGAHTCIDNPELSGIIEADRWARNKAQSLIQNLA; via the coding sequence TTGAAAACGCTTACCATTCTGGGCGCCACAGGTTCCATCGGCACATCTGCCCTTAAGGTGGTGGACATGCACCCGGACAAGTTCAGGGTCAAATGTCTGACGTGTGCCACGAATATTGATCTTCTAGCAGCGCAGATAAAGCAGTTTAGGCCGGCCATGGTCGCCGTGCTGGACGAAGAGCGTGCCGGCCGTCTGGCAAAAAAGCTTTCCGGCCGCTTCTGTCCCGAAATCCTATGGGGCGAATCCGGTTTTATAGCCGCAGCCCAATGGGCGGAGTCGGATATGGTGCTCGCCGCCATGGTGGGTGCCGCAGGCCTTGCACCAGCCCTTGCGGCCATTGACGCCGGCAAGCAACTGGCCCTAGCCAACAAGGAAACCCTGGTTATGGCCGGTGACATTGTTATGGCACGGGCGCGTGAAAAAGGGGTTGATATCCTACCGGTTGATTCCGAGCACTGCGCCATTTTTCAATGCCTGCAGGGCAACCAAAAACGCGATCTTAAAAAAATTTTTCTCACGGCCTCGGGCGGCCCTTTCAGAAATCTGCCCCATGACCGGTTTAAGCTGATTACGCCAGCCCGGGCCCTGGACCATCCCACCTGGAACATGGGTGCTAAAATATCCATTGATTCCGCCACCCTGATGAACAAGGCGTTGGAGGTCATTGAAGCGGTTCGGCTGTTTGATATCAGTGTTGATCAGATCCAGGTGTTAATTCACCCCCAGAGCATTGTCCATTCCATGGTGGGGTTCAAAGACGGTGGTGTTATCGCGCAACTAGGCGAGCCGGACATGATACATGCCATTGCCTATGCCTTTTCCTATCCGGACCGCATGGATCTTAATTTAAATTTTCCTGATTTTGCCGGCATGGGTGGGTTAACCTTTGACTCCCCTGATTTAAAACGCTTTCCTTCCCTTGAATTTGCCAGTGAAGCCTGCCGCAGAGGCGGGACCCTGCCTGCTGTTATGAATGCTGCCAATGAAGCTGCCGTGGATGCTTTTCTAAAAGAACGTATCCGTTTTGCTGATATTTTCACCCTGGTCGGTGACGTCATGGGTGCCCATACCTGCATTGACAATCCTGAGCTTTCAGGTATTATTGAGGCCGATCGCTGGGCCAGGAATAAAGCACAATCCCTGATCCAAAATCTTGCGTAA